The Longimicrobium sp. genome contains the following window.
GCCGTGGCGGCCTGACTAAGAAGTCCGGCTTGCGTCGTATAGTTAAGTCGAAGCGTTTTCTCGTCTACGCCCTGCAGCGCTTCGCTGAACCGGTTCAAAGCGGCGCGACTCCGCTCTGCCGCTTCCTCGATTTCCGCCGCCATCGCGCGCGCGCGGCGTCCGGTATTCAGGAATCCCAGCGACCACGCAGCCAGCGCGATTGTCACAGCAAGCCCAATCGGGCCGCCGAAGAACGCCAGCGCCCCCTTGAGCGCCGTCATGGAAGCCGAGGCTACGCGGGAGGCCACCGTCATGCGGGCCATGGCTGCCGTCTGCGCGTTGGTGGCGACGGCGAGACGGGCCGTGGCGGCCGTAGCCGCGTTCTTGGCGGCCGTGTCGGCGGACGTGGCGGCGGCGACCTGAACCTTTACCCTCGCCTCCTGCTGGCCCAGAATCGCCAGTTCTCGCGTCGCGGCGCTCGCGGCGCGCGTGGCTGCAGCGCGCTTCGCCATCTCTCGTTCAACTGCGGCTCCGCCCAGCGGGGCGAGGGTGGAGATCGGCACGCGCGCCGCCGCCGCGCTGATCGCCTGCGCGGACCGGAGCTTGGCGATCGTTTCCGCGCGCGATACTTGGATGGCCGCCTGCGTCGCCCTTATGGAGTTGAGGGTCGCGGTAGTCTCCCGCGCTCGCGCGGCCGTAGACTCGGCGGCGGCGGCGGCCTCCATCTTTGCCGCGAACGCTGCCTGCACGGCGGCTTGGCGCGTGGCGGTGCCGGCGGCGATTGCCGCCCTCATTTTGTTGACGTAGCCAGTGACCGCGATCTTCGCGCTTTGGGCCAGGCGCCCCGCCATTATCGCGGCCAGCACGGCGGAGGCTTGCGCGATCCCATACAGCGATTCCGCTACCGCTTCTGCGGCGGGGACGATGGCGGAGAGCATCCCCTTGCCAATGGCGACCGCGCCGGCGCCGATCCGGGCCTTGAGTTGCTGCCAGCGGAAGTCAATCGTCTGGGACATGATGCCGAAGGCGCGCTCGGTCTCGCCCGCCTTGTTCTTCATCAACTCCAGCGTATTCGCGAAGTCGCCTGCGGCCGTACCAGTCAGCGCCATCGCCGGGACCAGCGCCTCA
Protein-coding sequences here:
- a CDS encoding phage tail tape measure protein, with amino-acid sequence MANVGELRVRITADASGVETGARKAEQAMSSLTGSFRGVNGAIQTLLGAAGIAGLGSAFATVTGQALAFGKAMAAVETLLPTGSDMQGLADAVLSTSKAFGQGFSAPIQQAGALYEIISAGTSDAAQATAVLTQANKLAVGGFTDIQTAADGLTSVLNSYGAAAGGAENVSDSFFVAAAAGKTTIAELSRSLGLIAPIAAQSGVKLDEVTAAVGALTKGGMQTGVATQGLRQIIASVVKPTKEAADEAKRLGISFNAASLQSLGLAGFMDLVKQKTGGSTSSLALLFGGVEALVPAMALTGTAAGDFANTLELMKNKAGETERAFGIMSQTIDFRWQQLKARIGAGAVAIGKGMLSAIVPAAEAVAESLYGIAQASAVLAAIMAGRLAQSAKIAVTGYVNKMRAAIAAGTATRQAAVQAAFAAKMEAAAAAESTAARARETTATLNSIRATQAAIQVSRAETIAKLRSAQAISAAAARVPISTLAPLGGAAVEREMAKRAAATRAASAATRELAILGQQEARVKVQVAAATSADTAAKNAATAATARLAVATNAQTAAMARMTVASRVASASMTALKGALAFFGGPIGLAVTIALAAWSLGFLNTGRRARAMAAEIEEAAERSRAALNRFSEALQGVDEKTLRLNYTTQAGLLSQAATA